DNA sequence from the Alkaliphilus metalliredigens QYMF genome:
GGTTTATCACTTTTTTTGTTTAGGCGTTTAATTTTTCAAGTAATGCCTCGGCGTCAATTCCATGCACCGCAGCTGCTTGCTCTATTGTCTCCATTTGAGATGAAGGACAACCCAAGCATCCCATACCAAAGGACATTAAAATGGATGCTGAATTAGGATTGATTTTTAAAGCGTTACCGATTAATGTATCTTTTGTAATTTTTTCCATTATATTCCCTCCAAAGTTAATTATTTTTAAAATGACACTTCTGTCAATTCAGACTAGAAACGATGATTATAAAATGTACTGTCTTGTTAGATGGATTTACTATGTTTAGTACTAACTATAGTATAGGGGAAAAATAGATTAAAAAAGATGATCTGCGTCACTAAAAAGTGTGATGATTGTCACAAATAGAATAATTTTTCAAAGTATTGGAAGACTAATAGGGATAGTAGCAAATATTGATATTTTTAGAAGGAGGGAAAACTGTGTCAGATAAAGATGTACAAAATTCTTATCAAAGAAGTGCTGAACGGATGAGAGGGGATCAAAAGACATTTTCAGCAGATTTGACAGATGCAGACTATAATGATCCTAGTTTGCATAAGGACGCTCATGATAAGGCTCAGGTTGATTATGAAGGAATTGAAAAATCACCATCAATGGAAGAGGTCCACAAGTGGCAAAGAGAGCATATTAAAAAGGATGATCAGTCAAAGGAAGGCTACCCTTTAAACACCATCATTGATCCTGCCATGAGAGAGATGTATCAAGTTGTACATAATGCTGGAATGAGTAATGTATTCGATCGTTTCAGTGAGCAACAGCCAACCCAATGTAAGTTTTGTATTGAAGGCCTGTCCTGTCAGCTCTGTGCCAATGGCCCTTGTCGGATTAGTAAAAAGGCCCCTAGGGGTGTCTGTGGCGTGGATGCTCACACAATGGTGGCGAGAAACTTTGTATACCGTCATGTAACCATTGGTACATCAGCAAATATTTTTCATTGCCATCAAGCTGCCCGTACATTAAAGGCTGCAGGAGAGCATCCAGAGAGTGGGTTAAAGATTCGTGACCCAGAAAAATTGAAAAAGTATGCTGATATGGCTGGACTCGATGCGAATCAACCAATTGATAAGCTGGCAGTTACATTTGCACAGTGGGTAATGGATGACATCCACTTGCCTCATCATGTGGAATCTAAGGCAGTTGAAGCCTTTGCACCTACGAAGCGAAAGAAACTTTGGAGAGAACTGGGGTTATTCCCAGGAGGCGGATATAGTGAGGTTGCCTATGCCCAAACCCAATGTATGACCAACTTTAACTCAGACCCTGTGGAGTTTCTACTGAGAAGTGTACGTTTGGGTGTTGCCAATGAGTACCAAGGATTATTCCTACTAAATATTGTGCAGGAAATATTAATGGGAACCCAGGAGATTGCAATGAAGAAACAGAATATGGGATTATTAAAGAAAAATCAAATTAATGTTGTGACCAATGGGCATATGCCTTTACTTGCCCATGTGGCCATCGACATCGCCTCAACCGATGAATGGCAACAGAAGGCAAAGGATGCTGGTGCGGATGGCATCAAAATATTTGGACATGTATGTGAAGGGCAACAGCTCATCAATTATGAAGGAATGCATAACCAAAGCGCCTATGGGGGACAAGAAGGAGAATGGCTATCCCAAGAATACCTATTGGCTACTGGTGTGGTAGATCTGTTTATGTTTGATTATAATTGTACTGTACCGACGATGCCTATATTTGCGAAAAAGTTTGGGACAAAGCTATTGAGTACACATCCTGTTATAAAATTGCAAGGAACCGAGACTTTGGACTTTGTGCCTGAAAAGATGAAGGAACAAGCTGTGAAGGCACTGGATATGGCAATCGAATCCTTTAAAGAAAGAAAGCAGGCTAATCGTAAAACCTATATTCCGCCCCATGTGTCAGATTGTATGGTTGGATTTAGTACGGAGTCAGTACGAAATGCCCTTGGCGGAAGCTTTGACCCATTAATTGAACAGATTGCAAACGGAAATATAAGAGGTATTGCCACCATTGTAGGTTGTACCACAGCGAGATATGGCCAGGGTGGAAGTAATATTTTTAAGATTACCAAGGGCTTAATTGAAAACAATATTTTAGTCCTCTCTGGTGGATGTACTTCTAGTGTAATGGAGTATACGGGATTAACAAACCCCAAGGCATCTGAAGAGTGTGGAGAGGGATTGAAGGCTGTTTGCGAGAAACTAGGCATTCCACCGGTATTAACCTATGGAGCCTGTGTGGATATTGGAAAGATGACTCAAACTGCAGTTGAATTAGCTGATGCACTTGATGTTGATACCAATATGCTTCCTCTTGTTATTGGGGCACCTGAATATTTAGAGCAAAAAGCTGTGGCTGATGCATGTACTGCTGTTGCCTTAGGATGGTTAGTTCATGTGGCGCCTGTTCCTTCTATTACAGGTAGTGATCTAGTAGTGAAAACATTAACCGAAACAACTGAGACCCTAGGACTTGGAAAAGTAGTGGTGGAAATGGATGCAGAGAAAACAATACAGATTTATGTGGATCATATTGAAAAGAAACGAAAGGAATTAGGGTTAAATTAAATAGGATTGTCTATGCAAAGAAAGGATTCCATAGTGAATCCTTTCTTTTTTTGACAATAGAATTCGTATGATGCTCTCTCATCGACTCATAAGTGCACTAAAAAAAGAAGTCCTCCATGGGCTTCTTTGATAATCATCTATTATTAATTATGTTATCATAATCAATGTTGATTAACGCGTCCCTTTAAGAGACGAAAGGTTTTCTTTGGGTCTTGAGATTCCTTTAAATTCTTAAACTCATTACAATGCTTGATGTCAGACTCGATCTCCCAGTGGATGACAAAGGTTAAAATGACCCTAAGGGCGATAATTGCAGCTAAGACATAGACTTCGCTTAGGTCTCTAATGGTGACTGTCTTTAGGATCTCACCGGCTAGCTTAAATTCTAAACCCAAGGCTAAGGACTTGGCTAATTCAATCTTTATTGTATCATCGGTAAAGTTAAAGGTTTGTACTGCATATTGGGCAAAGGCCTTTAAAGCTGTAAATAGAATAACAAAGATGCCCATTGCTTCTAATAAATGAATTGCGTAAGGAACGGCAATTTCCATAAAGTGCTCCAAGATCATTTGACATGCGCCTCCTAAAATTGATAATCAGAAATAATCGTTTGTGTCTTGCACTAGTCTTATTCCATATATCATTATGCTCCTCTAAAATTACTTTGTCAAACATATTATTTAAAAAAAATAAAGTTTGAATTTTCTTGAAAAAGAAAGGTTGCAAACCATCTGATTGGTAGCGTTTGCATAAAAATGTTGTGTTAATTTGGTTATCACTGAAATGCATAGATGATTGATTAAAAGGGTATATAACATAGAATTATATGACTATTGCTTTTAACATGATTGCTTTTCATTTATAATAAGAATGAGAGGAGAGGAAGACATGACCTTTTATGAAGAGTTTAGCAAATACTATGATTTTATTTTTCCCACTGGAGAAGCGCAGGTAAATCTGATTATAAAGCATATACCTGAAAATAAAAGAAATGTATTGGACGTAGCCTGTGGTACAGGAAACTATGCAATTGCCTTGGCTAAAAAGAATATAGAGGTATCAGCTGTTGACTTAGATGAGAAAATGATTCAGGAGACCATAAGCAAATCTCATGAAAACAATGTGCATGTAGATGCAAATACTGGGGATATGACTGCATTAAATGAAGTCTTTCCACATGAAAAATTTGGTTCGATTTTTTGTATTGGGAATTCATTAGTACATTTAACCAAGCTTGTGGATATGGAGGAAGCTCTGAGACAAATGTATCATTTGTTAGAGGAAGAAGGGAGTCTGATTCTACAAATTATTAACTATGACCGCATTCTAAAATATGATATTAATGGTCTACCCACCATTGACAATAAGGAAGCTGGGGTCAAATTTATTAGAAGGTATGAGCCGAATCAACGTGTAGGACTCATTAATTTTAATACGGAATTAATCATCAATGATGGAGAGGCACAACGAGTCTATCGGAACTCAGTACCATTATATCTATTACAACAAGAACAGCTTGAAGGACTTTTAAGAGTCGTAGGCTTTCGGGATATGAATTTCTTTGGAAGTTTTAAGGAAGAACCCTACAGTCAAGAAGCCTATGCAACAGTTGTCGTTGCAAAAAAATAAGCAAAAAAGGATTGAGCCTATGAAAGACACCACGATAGATATATTGAGAAAAGTGCCTGCTTTTTCTAAATTAAAAGAAGAGGCTTTAAAAAAGATTGCAAATATGACCATTGAAAGAAATGTTAGAAAGGGATCCATTATTTTTATGGATGGAGATCCAGGTGAGGCATTTTACTTTGTTAAATCAGGAAAGATAAAGGTATATAAAACCACTGCGGATGGAAGAGAATTAATCTTTACGATTTTATCCCAGGGAGATGTATTTGCTGAAGTTACCTTATTTAATGACATACCCTACCCTGCCTCTACGGAAGTATTGGAAGATGCTAGTATAGGAATGATTCGAAACCAAGACCTTGAAGAACTGATTCGAGGAGATGCAGATATTGCGCTTCAGATCATTAAAGTTTTTAGTAAGAAACTGTTTGCTTCCCAACAAAAGGTGAAGGAATTGGCTTTAGGAGATACCTATATGCGAACTGCTCTAACCATATTAAAGCTAGGGGAGGAGCATGGTGTAGAAAGCGCGGCGGGAATTGAAATTGAATTGAATATTTCCCGTCAGGAACTGGCAAATATGATTGGCACAGCAAGAGAAACAGTGAGTAGAGCATTGAGTCAATTTAAAAAGGAAGGGGCTCTGGAAGTTCAAGGTAAGAAGATTATTATACAGGATATTAAAAAGTTAAGGAGCTGGGTTCAGTAAATGGTAAGTGCAAGTTTAATTGCAAAATAAACAAAGGGAAGTGGCGCAATTGGAAGAAAAGGAAGTAAAGAAGGATATCGTTAATCGATTAAGAACCATTAAAGGTCATATACAAGGGATTGAAAAGATGATTGAAGAAGACAAGGAATGTGAAGACATACTGTTACAAATTACAGCGGTAAAGTCCTCCGTCGATCGGGTAGGACAACTGATCATTGAAAATCACTCCAAAGAATGCTTGTTAAAGGATAACATTAGCTCTGATGAAATTGATAAAGTATTAAAGACGATTTTAAAGTTTATGAAATAAAAAAGCGATGTGAGCCTAATCACATCGTTTTTTTTGAGCTATTTTGATTTCACATAGTCAAAGATATTGGTTTTGTTACTTATGATCCAAATGACCCATGAGAAAATGGGAATACTGATTAGTTGTGTAATGGTCCGTGGAATGATTGTTAACTCATAAGGAATACTAAATAAAGCACTTAAAAAATAAGGAATAAGTAAGAGAGATATAGTCACTTGTCCAATTAATATGGATATAAAAATCAACCAAAATGAAGGTCGCGACACTTGGAGCTTTGATGAAAAATGAATATTGGATTTGGGTCTAAAAGTAAAATAATAAATCGATCCAGGTATGAAACCCGATAAACCTGCTGACAATGTAAAATGAGGCATATAAGCTCCCATGGGATTTAAAAAGTATCCAATCAGATCTCCTAATGCTCCCACAATGAATCCGCTTATAGGACCAAATAGTATTCCAGCTAGTAAAATCGGTAGGGACCCGAAGCCCACACGGACTCCTTCAACACCACCGAAGGGGATTCTAATACTTGCAATACGAGTAAAAACAATTGTTAAAGCCATTAACAAAGAAAGGGTAACGAGTTTCCTTGTGTTAAATTTCATGAATTCACTCCTTATGGTGGTTAGATTTTACCAAAAAAACAATCAATCTAGTGTAAAAAGAGCGCTTAATACAGTGGTATTGTGACTCACACTGAATGTTAACTGGGTACTAATGCATTTCATTATTGTAACATTTTTTCAATAAAAATACAAAGGAGGTTCATTATGAAAACACATACTGACAAAAGTATAATGGTATTTCTACAAGAAATAGATCGGAAGAAGGATTTTTTTCATTCCGTTGACGAAGTGAATAAGTATAACTTAAATGCAATTATTGAGTTAATACAATATGACAATATTAAGAATTATGGAGACCCCTTGTATACGAGACATGAATTGAGAAAAGGAATCAAACAATATCTACAAGATAACTGAAAGGGTGTGTAAATAATGAGGAAAGCAATTTTTTTTGATCGGGACGGCGTCTTAAATGACAATGAAACACATGTTAATCAGCCAAAGGATTTAATACTATATGATGGTGTAAAGGAAGGGTTACGAAAAGCCTATGAGGCAGGATATGATTTGTTTGTTGTAACAAATCAAGGGGGAATTGAATTAGGGCATCTCACTGATGAAGACTTAAAGAAGATACATACTCATCTAGAGGAAGAGGTCAAAGACTACTGTCACTTTAAAGAGATCATGTATTGTCCTTATTTCAAAACGGATAGTGAAGATCGGAAGCCGAGACCAGGAATGATCTTGAAGTTAGCGGATAAATATGATATCGATTTGAAAAAGAGCTGGATGGTGGGAGATCGTGATACCGATATAACCGCAGGACTCGAGGCTGGATGTCGAACAGCGAAAATTGGCAGAGTAGATCCACGAGCACAGATCAATGAAGCTAATTTATCGGATCGAAATAAAAAGAGAAAAGTTGATTTAGAGGCGGTAGTGAAAGAAATATTAAAAGAATGTTAAAAATACGACAATATTTGGCTTGGCAAGAAATATATGTTAAAATACATATAAGTATTAGTATATACCAGTGTTATTTTAAAGGGAAATAGAATTTTTCTATCAAAATTACGAAAACTATAGATAAACAAAAAAGGAGGAGTTAAAATGGCAAAGGAAATTATTGTTTATACCAGCAACACATGACCGCACTGTCATACAGCGAAGGAGTTTCTTTCGGAAAAAGGTGTTGAATTTACTGAAAAAAATGTTCAAGAGGATCCATCTGCAAGAAAAGAATTAATGAAGCATAAAATTATGGCTGTTCCCGTGATCCAAATTGATGGAGAAATGATTGTTGGTTTCGACCCAGATAAAATTGAAGGTATGCTATAATAAAAATTCCCTGGTACCTACCAGGGAACTTTTTATTTAATTTAATAGGAAAGTTCTTCTTTCCTATTAAATTAAAAAGGGGTTGAAAGGGGAATTTTATCGTCCCACAAACATTTGTGTGAACATTTTACCATAGGGACCTCCTTCTCTGATGCCGATACCAACATTTGTGAAATTAGGATTTAATATATTTTCCCTATGGGTAGGTGAATCCATTAAGGATGTATGAGCTGTTTCTACAGAATGATTGCCAGCTAAATTTTCCCCAGCATAAATGTACTGTACTCCAAACTTTTCTAGCATCTCAAAGGGACTGCCATAACTGGGTGAATAATGATTAAAGTAGTTATCATCAATCATATCCTGAGATTTCAATCGTGCCACACGGGTAAGCTCTAAATCTAGTTCTAGGGGTGATAGATTGTGCTTAATACGTTCTTGGTTAACTAAGTCAAACATTCTTTGTTCGTTAGGTGCAATTTTTTCCCTTAAAGATGAATTCATTGAAGTATCAGGAGCTTCAATATAAGGAGATACATGTATTTGTGAAACACAACCAACTTGTCCACTATCTAGTATGACAATATACCAATCGTCTGATTTGCCAATCACACTTAGGACTGTATCTTGGGATACTTCTTTGATCATTGGGAAATCAGTACTGTTTCCAGAATGGACAATTAATGAGTTGGATTGAACAATCACTCTACTCACTTCAGCTTCTTTAAAAATAGAAGATTGCTTAGTGGCCATGGGTTCCTCAGATGTCCCTCTACAGCTACTGATTAAGAATAAAAGTACAAAAAAAACAATGGATATAGAAAACTTATTTTTCAAAACCATCACCTCAGGATTAGTATGTTCATAAAATGAGACTTAATTCAGTGGGAGTTAAAACCTTCCCTTAAATTAAGTCTCATTTTTATTTGGTCTTAGATCTCGTATTTTTTCAGTTCACTTTTAAAGTTCCCAGTGAGTATTTCAAGTAGTTGAATGTTATCTGATAGATCCTTAACTTTTTCAGAATACTGGGTGACATTGGCATTCATTTCCTCTGATGCAGCTGAATTTTCTTCAGCAATGGCCGCTAAGGCATGAATGTTTTCAACAACAGCTGATAAGCGATTGGTCTCAGAGGATAACTCATCAATGAGTTTTACGATCATATCTGAAACAGAAACAATTTCCTCGGTTGAAGTATGGTTTTCCGCAGTTACTTTTTCTAGGGTTTCATTACTAGAAGCCAATTGACCATATTGATTCTGAATGTCCCCTACAAACCCTTCGATCTGTTGAATGAAGAATGCTAGGTTTTCATTGATTTCACCAACCGCCTGCTTAGAATTTTCAGCTAGTTTACGAATCTCTTCAGCCACAACGGAAAATCCACGACCGGCTTCTCCAGCACGTGCAGCTTCAATGGCGGCATTTAATGCCAACAGGTTTGTTTGATCGGCAATGAATTCTACAGTACTACTAATTTCTAGAATTTTAGATACCTGAGTAGATAATTCCTGTCCCTTCTCATTAACAGTACTAAAGTTATTCCTGACTTGATTAATGTCCTTTGTGACAGTTTGAATATCATTAAAAGAGCTTTGAAGCTTATAGGTGGATTGCTTTAACTGGTCTTTGCCTTCGGTCTCCTTAGTGACGATCTGATTTAGTGCTGTAATGTATTGGTCTAAGACGAATACCGAACTCTCAGTCTCTTCTGCTTGATTGGTAGCGCCTAAGGCAACTTCATTGACGACATCAGATATGGAATCAGAAAGCTGTTTCATGTTTTGAGAGATGACTGAAAATTCTTGAACAAAGTTGCTCATATCGTCATTGCCACCCTTTAAAAACAAGAAATCCTTCTTTAAAACCAGTTTGGTATGATTGAGTGCGTCCACAAGGTTTTCGATTGTATCTCCAGTTTTCACGGTTGTTTTGCTTGCAAAGTCATGATTTTGAAGTTTCTCTAATTCAGCCTGTAAAATGTTGAGAGGTCCTGTAACTAAGGAGGCTACTAACAAGCTTGAAAAGAATGTAATGCCTGTAACAAATAACGTAGTAAACCATGTTATCTGGGGTAGCAAAGCCAAGGTAATCAACAAAGTTAATGACGGGAAAAGACTGAGCTTTAGAGGTAAACTCTGGATCACTCCAAAACCCATCAGCTTTGTAAATCTTGGTCGAATAATTTGATCAGGTGATTTCTCAAGTTGAATCCTTACCTTCATAAATTGTCGTCCATCATCGGTAGTGCCTGAATCTAATTTTTGATGTGTGAGTTTTTCGTTGAAATAAGCAGCGCTACCTTCTAATAGCCCTAGGAAGTAATCAAAGAGTCCACGATGGGATATGTAAGTGATCTCAATTTCTTTTCCACTTATTTCTTCGGCGATTAGGCGAGGCGGATTGGCACCTTTGATCATTTTTGTTAATTGTGCATGGACATCGTCCATCATTAGAAGAAATCCCTTTAAACTATGTCGTTCAAAATAAGAAGGAAACCATTTCTGGAAGGAATAAATATTTTGTTTACCTACTTTACGCCAGATTGTATCAACTGGTTCGTTGGTCTCCTTGGAAATATAATCGAAAATCGAAAAAATTTCCTCATCCTTAATATCCTCAAGAGGTGTAATCATTCGCTCCTTACTCCAGCCGATGGACTCCACTGCGCGGTCAACTACATCATGATCAAATAAATCCCGTAGGCTTTGGAGCCAAGTGGAAACAACTGTACCTTTCATCAGAACACTTCCTTTCGTTTGTTGTATTGCTATATATGAACGGTCTTATGATACCGGTGAATCGTAGGAATACACCGAAATTAATCCTAATAATAATAATACCACAAATAAAGGAACTCAATCTATCATTTAATAAAATTTATAAGCTTAGGTGACGGACAAACAATGATGATATATCAAACACAATCAGGTGAAGCTATTTTGCTTAGGGAAAAAAATCAAAGAATATTCATGAAATAAAGTGGGAATACATTATAAAGAGGATGAGCTTAAATAAAATATGATGTGATAGATTCAATTAAAGATAAGATTGAAAAGATTTCCATGGAAGTTTATGGAGCTGATGCCCCGAGCTTACTGGGACGTTCAAGTGGATTTAGAATCTCTGTAAAAGAAAGTAGACTAAAAGCCTGATCATTGTCAGGCCTTTAGTCTCTTATGATATAATATAGATGAGATTCCAGTGAAGAAAGGAGCAATCTATAGAGACCATGGGAATATTATATCAGTTGTTAAGTTTAGTATTGATTGTATTAATGCTTGGTGTTCCAATTGTGATTACGGTGTTGGTGATTAGGCACTTTGGGAAAAAAGAAAGTCATAACGAGTTGGTTTTAAACAAAATTATTGAGCTTGAAAAACGAATTGAGGAATTGGAAAGTGGAGGAGATTGAAATGAATACCGATGAGGCTGGAAATTTAATTAGAGCTGCTTTGAGAACAATCTAAAGCTAAAAATACAGATAGTGATGATCACCTAAGGTTTTTGAAATAAAAAACCTTAGGTGATTTTTTTATATAATAGGAAAGTTTTCTTTCCTATTATATAAAAAAGAGGGGTTGTAGGGGATGAAATCCCCTGCCTGTACTCAGGAAGGTGCTCAGACAGCTTGGCTGTCGTCGAAGGAAACCTAGGGTTTCCTATAAGTAGGCAACCAGTTTAGCTTGCTAAATTGTGTTGATCACTTAGTTGTTTCATCTAGCGAAAGCGTCGTAGACGCTTTTTTTATCAAGAATGTAGTAGAACAATATATTAGTATTTAGAATTTTTTCGGAATGATTTTGTAAAAGTAAAATATAATTTAAGGATAGTGTATAGATAACGATTCTAATGGATTTCTTATTACTAAAAAAAACAGGGTATTTCACCGAATGTAAGAGTGCTTAAAGCTACAATAATGAATAGAATTATGAAAAATTAAAATATTAAAAATAATTAATTTTTTTTCGCAAAATAAGAAGGAGTTTGATGATGTATGAAGAAATATAAAAATAGAACAACATTCTAAAATGTGAAAAATACATAACAGATTAGAAAAGCTAAACAAGTCAAACAAATTTAGAAGTAATTATTATTTACTTTAATTAAATTAAAAATAGTAGAAGGGAAGGGATTAAAATGGCAAAAAAGAAGAGTATATTGGACTTAATGAAGATGAAAAAGGCGGAGGAGCAGGTTGCATGGGTCACTGCATATGATTTTCCCACGGCATCCTTTGCAGAGCAAGCAGGCATGGAAATGATATTAGTGGGAGATTCACTAGGTATGGTTGTTTTAGGATACCAAGGAACGATTCCAGTAACAATGGAAGACTGTATTTCCCATTGTCAAGCTGTACGAAGAGGAGCTCCCAATACTTGGGTAATTGGAGATATGCCTTTTGGATCCTACCAAGTATCCGATGAAGACGCCGTAAGAAATGCAGTTCGTTTTATGAAGGAAGCGGATGTAGATTGTATTAAGCTAGAGGGGGGAGACCGAGTTAAAAGTCGTATTAGGGCAATTACTGATGCAGGGATTCCAGTAATGGGACATATTGGACTCACACCTCAAAGTTCTGGTCAACTAGGTGGATTTAAAGCCCAGGGTAGACGAGTCGACAATGCCAGGGTTTTAATCCAAGATGCTTTGGTTGTTCAGGAGGCAGGTGCTTTTTCATTATTAGTAGAAGCCGTACCGCCAGAGGTAACCAAGTTTATAGCTGATAAATTAGACATCCCTGTTTACTCCATAGGTGCAGGACCCTGTGATGGACAGCTGGTCATTAGTGGAGATATGCTAGGAAAGTTCCAAGCATTTACACCAAAGTTTATCAAAAAATATGCTAATGTAGCAGAAGTAGAAACAAATGCATTTAAAGAGTACGTAGCAGAAGTAAAAGCTGGTCAGTTCCCAACAGATGATCATGTGTATCACATACTAGACACCCAAGAAGAGTTTGAAAAGCTATTCCAAGAATTTAAGTAAAACCATTGAATGGCAAAAGATAAGTTGTCGTACTAACTAAGTAAACTTAAAGTTTAACACTTTAATCATAAATTAATCATAAAAAATTTTAAGGGGGATTTTAAAATGGCAATGAAGGATATTGAAAAGTATATTGTGGAGAAGACACCTTTTCCACTGAAGGACAGACGTGATTTACCAACATCAGAAGCGAGATTTGAGGGCGGAGCGCACTACAGAATGGAAGTGCCGGGTATCGAAAATGCTGAGAACTTTGAGGTGCTAGTAAAGGAATCTGAAAAACAAAATATGCCAATTCACAGAGCTATCGGTACTGTAGGTGGATCTGCTTTACTTGATAAAAAAGAATTAAAATACTACGCTGAAATTGGTGCAGATGCTAAAATAGAGGCATTGGTGAATCCAATGGCTACAAGAGCATGGGATAATGGAAGACAGTATACAACACCAGAGGGATATGTATCTGGTATGAGAATTAGAGGGCAAGATAACCTGTATTTATGGTTAAAAGAATTTGATAGATGCATTGAAGCGGGGATTAGAGGTTTCTTGATTACTGATGAAGGTTTATTGCAACTCGTTAGTAAAATGAGAGCAGACGGAGTAATCCCAGCAGACGTGAAATTTAAGGTTTCAGTTTTCGCAGGACATGGTAACGCATTAGGAGCAAGTTTATTGGAGGAATTAGGCGCAGATAGCTTCAACCCTCTAGCGGATTTGTCATTAGATATGCTTGCATCTATCAGAAGTGTAACGAATATGCCACTAGATGTGTATATGAGTATTGTAGACTCCATGGGAGGACACCAAAGACATGTTGAGGCAGCAGAAATAGCAAGAATATGTGGACCCGTTTACTTTAAGTTTGAGCCAGGTAAAAACGAGTGTGATCTATATAACTCTTGGCATGAGTCAGCCCACTTAAATCACTTAGTAAAAGTAAAAGTAAAAATGGCTCAAATCTGTAAAGATTGGTGCGATGACAGTGACACAGGATTGATATTCAACGACTATAAAGATGATTTAGCCATTCCAAAGCCATAATAATTAGTTTGTAAAGAATTCATAGCCCCACTCTTATTGAATAATCAGTGGGAGTGGGGCTATTTAAGTATAAGGGTTTTGTTATTGATAAAAAAACTGGAGGGATAAATATGAGTAATCCATTTCAAACAGCATTAAGTACATTGAAGGCAGCCAGTGAAGTTGCAGGTCTTGAGCCTAACGTAGTAAAAATGCTTAGCCAACCTAAACGAATTTTTGAGTTCACAATTCCAATGAAAATGGATAATGGAGACTTAGAAATATTTACAGCATATCGTGTTCATTACAATGATGCATTAGGTCAAACGAAAAATGGAATTAGATTTGTGCCCAATCTAGATTTAGATACAGTAAAGGCATTGGGATTTTGGATGACAGTAAAGCATGCAGTTTCAGGGATACCAGCTGGCGGCGGTAAGGGTGGTATTAGAGTTGATCCTAAAAAATTGAGTGAAGGCGAATTAGAAAGATTGACAAGATCATATATCCGGAAGTTGCCTATGAAAGGCGCATGGGTAGACATTCCAGGTGCAGATATCGGAACAAGTGCTAAAACCCAAGGATGGATGCTA
Encoded proteins:
- a CDS encoding glutaredoxin family protein, with product MAKEIIVYTSNTUPHCHTAKEFLSEKGVEFTEKNVQEDPSARKELMKHKIMAVPVIQIDGEMIVGFDPDKIEGML
- the panB gene encoding 3-methyl-2-oxobutanoate hydroxymethyltransferase, encoding MAKKKSILDLMKMKKAEEQVAWVTAYDFPTASFAEQAGMEMILVGDSLGMVVLGYQGTIPVTMEDCISHCQAVRRGAPNTWVIGDMPFGSYQVSDEDAVRNAVRFMKEADVDCIKLEGGDRVKSRIRAITDAGIPVMGHIGLTPQSSGQLGGFKAQGRRVDNARVLIQDALVVQEAGAFSLLVEAVPPEVTKFIADKLDIPVYSIGAGPCDGQLVISGDMLGKFQAFTPKFIKKYANVAEVETNAFKEYVAEVKAGQFPTDDHVYHILDTQEEFEKLFQEFK
- a CDS encoding CAP domain-containing protein; this translates as MKNKFSISIVFFVLLFLISSCRGTSEEPMATKQSSIFKEAEVSRVIVQSNSLIVHSGNSTDFPMIKEVSQDTVLSVIGKSDDWYIVILDSGQVGCVSQIHVSPYIEAPDTSMNSSLREKIAPNEQRMFDLVNQERIKHNLSPLELDLELTRVARLKSQDMIDDNYFNHYSPSYGSPFEMLEKFGVQYIYAGENLAGNHSVETAHTSLMDSPTHRENILNPNFTNVGIGIREGGPYGKMFTQMFVGR
- a CDS encoding heme NO-binding domain-containing protein, whose translation is MKGTVVSTWLQSLRDLFDHDVVDRAVESIGWSKERMITPLEDIKDEEIFSIFDYISKETNEPVDTIWRKVGKQNIYSFQKWFPSYFERHSLKGFLLMMDDVHAQLTKMIKGANPPRLIAEEISGKEIEITYISHRGLFDYFLGLLEGSAAYFNEKLTHQKLDSGTTDDGRQFMKVRIQLEKSPDQIIRPRFTKLMGFGVIQSLPLKLSLFPSLTLLITLALLPQITWFTTLFVTGITFFSSLLVASLVTGPLNILQAELEKLQNHDFASKTTVKTGDTIENLVDALNHTKLVLKKDFLFLKGGNDDMSNFVQEFSVISQNMKQLSDSISDVVNEVALGATNQAEETESSVFVLDQYITALNQIVTKETEGKDQLKQSTYKLQSSFNDIQTVTKDINQVRNNFSTVNEKGQELSTQVSKILEISSTVEFIADQTNLLALNAAIEAARAGEAGRGFSVVAEEIRKLAENSKQAVGEINENLAFFIQQIEGFVGDIQNQYGQLASSNETLEKVTAENHTSTEEIVSVSDMIVKLIDELSSETNRLSAVVENIHALAAIAEENSAASEEMNANVTQYSEKVKDLSDNIQLLEILTGNFKSELKKYEI
- a CDS encoding D-glycero-alpha-D-manno-heptose-1,7-bisphosphate 7-phosphatase, which translates into the protein MRKAIFFDRDGVLNDNETHVNQPKDLILYDGVKEGLRKAYEAGYDLFVVTNQGGIELGHLTDEDLKKIHTHLEEEVKDYCHFKEIMYCPYFKTDSEDRKPRPGMILKLADKYDIDLKKSWMVGDRDTDITAGLEAGCRTAKIGRVDPRAQINEANLSDRNKKRKVDLEAVVKEILKEC